From a single Methylosinus sp. H3A genomic region:
- a CDS encoding M15 family metallopeptidase, protein MIDTKVAARRAPRGGFALEESSEAKLSGVHPDLARVVRAASARCEQTFVVFEGVRSIARERALIARGVSALKNPFRCRHVPTLDPKYGLVGHAVDLVPLVDGRPQWSWPHIYPIARAMKAAAQAEHVTIEWGGDWRMLRDGPHYQLPFALYP, encoded by the coding sequence CGAAGGTCGCGGCGCGTCGCGCGCCGCGCGGAGGTTTTGCTTTGGAGGAAAGCTCGGAGGCGAAGCTCTCAGGCGTCCATCCCGATCTCGCGCGCGTGGTGCGCGCCGCCTCGGCGCGCTGCGAGCAGACATTCGTCGTGTTCGAAGGCGTGCGTTCGATCGCGCGTGAACGCGCGCTGATCGCGCGCGGAGTGTCGGCGCTGAAGAATCCGTTCCGCTGTCGCCATGTGCCGACGCTGGATCCGAAATATGGGCTGGTGGGACATGCGGTCGATCTCGTTCCGCTCGTCGACGGCCGCCCGCAATGGTCGTGGCCGCATATCTATCCGATCGCGCGCGCGATGAAGGCGGCCGCGCAGGCCGAGCATGTGACGATCGAATGGGGCGGCGATTGGCGCATGTTGCGCGACGGTCCGCATTATCAGCTTCCCTTCGCGCTCTATCCGTGA
- a CDS encoding PepSY domain-containing protein: MRPTVSKILALLVAIPSSALAWAADRPALQCLPIAETRQLIADRRLGDPFALMQAASLAAHAEPINARLCRDNDDLVYEISLLRRDGRVVRIYLDAATGQPHAGHKER; this comes from the coding sequence ATGCGTCCGACTGTATCGAAAATATTGGCGCTGCTGGTCGCCATTCCGTCATCCGCGCTCGCCTGGGCCGCGGATCGGCCGGCCCTGCAGTGCCTGCCGATCGCCGAGACCCGGCAGCTCATCGCGGACCGGCGGCTCGGCGATCCTTTCGCGCTCATGCAGGCTGCGAGCCTCGCCGCCCATGCCGAGCCCATCAACGCCAGGCTATGCCGCGACAATGACGATCTCGTCTATGAGATCAGCCTGCTGCGCCGCGACGGGCGGGTGGTGCGGATTTATCTCGACGCCGCGACCGGCCAGCCCCATGCTGGCCATAAAGAACGTTGA
- a CDS encoding response regulator transcription factor encodes MRLLVVEDDRDLNRQLVSALEQAGYAVDRAFDGEEGHFLGETEPYDAVVLDIGLPKKDGVTVLEEWRAAGRIMPVLILTARDRWSDKVQGFDAGADDYVAKPFHMEELLARLRALLRRAAGHATSEIVCGPVRLDTKAGRVVVDGAAVKLTSHEYRLLAYLMHHSGRVVSRGEIVEHLYDQDFDRDSNTIEVFVGRLRKKLGVDLIQTVRGLGYIAAPPEPAKR; translated from the coding sequence GTGCGGCTTCTGGTCGTGGAGGACGACAGGGATTTGAACCGGCAGCTCGTCTCTGCGCTGGAGCAGGCGGGCTATGCGGTCGATCGCGCCTTCGATGGCGAAGAGGGGCATTTCCTCGGCGAGACCGAACCCTATGACGCCGTCGTGCTCGACATCGGCCTGCCGAAGAAGGACGGCGTCACCGTGCTCGAGGAGTGGCGCGCCGCCGGGCGGATCATGCCCGTGCTGATTCTCACCGCCCGCGACCGCTGGAGCGACAAGGTGCAGGGCTTCGACGCCGGCGCCGATGATTATGTCGCCAAGCCCTTCCATATGGAGGAGCTGCTCGCGAGGCTGCGCGCTCTGCTGCGCCGCGCGGCCGGCCATGCGACGAGCGAGATCGTCTGCGGCCCCGTGCGGCTCGACACCAAGGCGGGACGCGTCGTCGTCGACGGCGCCGCGGTGAAGCTCACTTCTCACGAATATCGGCTGCTCGCCTATCTGATGCATCATTCCGGGCGCGTCGTGTCGCGCGGCGAGATCGTCGAGCATCTCTACGATCAGGACTTCGACCGCGACTCCAATACGATCGAGGTGTTCGTCGGACGGTTGCGCAAGAAGCTCGGCGTCGATCTCATCCAGACGGTGCGCGGGCTCGGCTATATTGCGGCGCCGCCGGAACCGGCCAAGCGCTGA
- a CDS encoding sensor histidine kinase → MRRLGFPGRSIAARLFFAAAALSSVVLMIAGLALTEYYRRTAEEVFEQRLGVYLRAIVADVSESGEDGRSGPGQLGDPQFELARSGWYWQITRLDGEAHEIKASRSLFAARLPKLSDLHVPAETGGVRRGVALGPDGRLLRIVERVIDVGDIGVYLVQVAATTEETEHQIARFRWSLMVAFSLLAIALALATAVQVSVGLRPLKLLQRELSLIRRGERGRIESAYPTEVAPLADELNLMISANRDIVERSRTQVGNLAHALKTPLSVIVNEADAAPSPLAAKVSEQATLMRDQISFYLERARAAARAGAIGATTEVAPVVAALLRTFGKIYGERGVAFSGEAAPELRFLGERQDLEEIVGNLLDNAGKWAASEVRLSVSLENAEAGRSRLVFTIDDDGPGLAPEFRAQATRRGQRLDETKPGTGLGLSIVAHLAADYGGALALADSPLGGLRAQARLPGL, encoded by the coding sequence ATGCGGCGATTGGGCTTTCCGGGGCGATCGATCGCGGCGCGGCTGTTCTTCGCCGCCGCGGCGCTGAGTTCCGTCGTGTTGATGATCGCCGGCCTCGCCCTCACCGAATATTATCGTCGCACGGCGGAGGAAGTGTTCGAGCAGCGGCTCGGCGTCTATCTGCGCGCCATCGTCGCCGATGTTTCCGAATCGGGCGAGGACGGGCGCAGCGGGCCGGGCCAGCTCGGCGATCCGCAATTCGAGCTGGCGCGATCCGGCTGGTATTGGCAGATCACCCGTCTCGACGGTGAGGCGCATGAGATAAAGGCCTCGCGCTCGCTGTTCGCGGCGCGTCTGCCCAAGCTTTCGGATTTGCATGTGCCGGCGGAGACCGGGGGCGTGCGGCGCGGCGTCGCGCTGGGGCCGGACGGGCGCTTGCTGCGCATCGTCGAGCGCGTCATCGATGTCGGCGACATCGGCGTCTATCTGGTGCAGGTCGCCGCGACGACGGAGGAGACGGAGCATCAGATCGCGCGATTTCGCTGGTCGCTGATGGTGGCCTTCTCGCTGCTCGCCATAGCGCTCGCGCTCGCCACCGCCGTGCAGGTGAGCGTCGGCCTGCGTCCCCTGAAGTTGCTGCAGCGGGAATTGTCGCTCATTCGCCGCGGCGAGCGCGGGCGCATAGAAAGCGCCTATCCGACCGAGGTGGCGCCGCTGGCCGATGAGCTCAATCTGATGATCTCCGCCAATCGCGACATTGTGGAACGCTCGCGCACGCAGGTCGGCAATCTCGCTCATGCGTTGAAGACGCCGCTCAGCGTCATCGTCAATGAGGCGGACGCCGCGCCCTCGCCGCTCGCCGCAAAGGTGAGCGAGCAGGCGACGCTGATGCGCGATCAGATATCCTTCTATCTCGAGCGGGCGCGGGCGGCGGCGCGCGCCGGCGCGATCGGCGCCACGACGGAGGTCGCGCCCGTGGTGGCGGCGCTGCTGCGCACTTTCGGCAAAATCTATGGTGAGCGCGGCGTCGCTTTCTCCGGCGAGGCGGCGCCGGAGCTGCGTTTTCTCGGCGAACGGCAGGATTTGGAGGAGATCGTCGGCAATCTGCTCGACAACGCCGGCAAATGGGCGGCGAGCGAGGTGCGCTTGTCCGTGTCGCTGGAGAATGCGGAGGCCGGGCGCAGCCGGCTCGTCTTCACGATAGACGACGATGGTCCGGGCCTCGCGCCGGAATTTCGCGCGCAGGCGACGCGGCGCGGCCAGCGGCTCGACGAGACGAAGCCGGGAACCGGGCTCGGCCTGTCGATCGTCGCGCATCTCGCGGCGGATTACGGAGGCGCGCTCGCGCTCGCCGACAGTCCGCTCGGAGGCCTCCGGGCGCAGGCGCGCCTGCCCGGCCTTTGA